The following are from one region of the Salvia hispanica cultivar TCC Black 2014 chromosome 1, UniMelb_Shisp_WGS_1.0, whole genome shotgun sequence genome:
- the LOC125207346 gene encoding heavy metal-associated isoprenylated plant protein 32-like, translated as MRKVKKVLRKIQGVYEVNIDADEAHKVTVLGNVDGEKLIKKLVKSGKHAEFWPVSSTVWLELEDEAYPSNDVPGLESYMNSNNQMAIPDMYNELTGWSGGSIDHGLMSRTDFPGSNDNDPGEFYRSGNLCAGLPAYSYQFQRPATMNIRGWYGNPYSQWCGNLYPLM; from the exons ATGCGTAAAGTGAAGAAAGTGCTTCGAAAAATTCAAG GCGTCTACGAAGTGAATATCGATGCTGATGAAGCACACAAGGTAACAGTGTTGGGAAATGTTGATGGCGAAAAATTGATCAAGAAACTAGTTAAATCTGGTAAACATGCTGAGTTTTGGCCAGTTAGCTCGACTGTGTGGCTAGAACTAGAAGATGAAGCCTATCCAAGCAATGATGTCCCGGGATTAGAGAGTTACATGAACAGCAACAATCAAATGGCAATACCAGACATGTACAATGAGCTTACTGGTTGGAGTGGGGGCAGCATTGATCATGGACTGATGTCCAGAACTGATTTCCCGGGTAGCAATGATAATGATCCCGGAGAATTTTACAGGTCTGGAAACTTGTGTGCAGGGTTACCAGCATACAGTTATCAGTTTCAACGCCCTGCAACGATGAATATCAGAGGATGGTATGGAAATCCGTATTCCCAATGGTGTGGAAATCTTTATCCCCTGATGTAA
- the LOC125202111 gene encoding heavy metal-associated isoprenylated plant protein 21-like: protein MGALDYLSNFCTVTTTRGKRKPMQTVEIKVKLDCDGCERRVKNAVKNMKGVRSVEVNRKQHRVTVCGFIDASKVLKRVKRTGKRAELWPYVPHNLVQYPYAPQAYDKRAPSGFVRNVAQAAPHEEGITHLFSDDNPHACSIM, encoded by the exons ATGGGAGCTCTTGATTATCTCTCAAACTTTTGCACTGTCACCACAACAAGAGGCAAAAGGAAACCTATGCAG ACAGTTGAGATCAAAGTGAAATTGGACTGTGATGGATGTGAGAGAAGAGTCAAGAATGCTGTCAAAAACATGAAAG GAGTGAGAAGTGTAGAAGTGAACAGGAAGCAACACCGTGTAACGGTGTGTGGCTTCATCGATGCGAGCAAGGTGCTCAAGAGAGTGAAGAGAACCGGAAAAAGAGCTGAATTGTGGCCTTATGTGCCTCACAATCTGGTTCAGTATCCCTACGCGCCTCAGGCCTACGACAAAAGGGCCCCATCCGGCTTTGTCAGAAACGTCGCTCAAGCAGCGCCTCACGAGGAAGGGATCACGCATCTCTTCAGCGACGATAACCCCCACGCTTGTTCTATTAtgtga